Genomic window (Chthonomonas sp.):
CGGCAAAAAGCCCTTTGCGCTGCTGTTTAAGGCGCTGAGTAGCAAGGGTGCCACCGCCGTGGGTAAGGTCGCCATCCGCCAAAAGGAAGTGCTTTGCCTGCTCCGCCCAACCGAATATGGCATCGTGCTGGAGACGCTGTTCTGGCCGGACGAGATTCGGGAGCGCGTGGCGTTCAATGCCTCATCTGAGCAGGTGAGCGATATCGAGCTTCAGATGGCGCAGGGGCTCATTGACTTGCTGTACGGCGAGTTCACGCCCGAAAAGTACACCGACGAATATCGCGCTGAGCTGATCCGCCGCATCGAGATCAAGCAAACCGGTGGCCAGATCGTCTCGCCGCAGATCGTCGAGACCGGCGAGAAAGTGCTCAACCTCATGGATGCGCTCAAGGCAAGCCTGGAAGCTCAAAAGAACAAGAGCACAGGCTAAACAAAAATCTCCCGCTCGCAGTGAGCGGGAGATTTTTTGTCTAAAATTGGACGATCCTAGAGATCGTAGCGCTTGGGGCCGTCGGCGTTACTGTTGCCTTGGCTCAGGCGCTTGACAAACGTCAGCAATTCCTGCGGGTTAAACGGCTTGGTCAGGTACATGTCGGCTCCGTAGTGGTAGCCCTCAAACACGTCCTTATCCTGGGCTTTGGCGGTGAGCATAATCACCGGGAGGTCGGCGGTATCTGGCTCGCGGCGCAGATTCTTGAGGACCTCAAACCCATCCATGTAGGGCATCATGACGTCAAGCACGACCATGTCGGGCTTTTCGGCGCGGATCTTTTCGAGTCCGTCCTTTCCATCATAAGCGGTTACAACCGTATAGCCTGCCTTCTCCAGATTGACCTGGATCAGGCGGACAATATTTCGCTCATCGTCACAAACAAGTACCTTCGTTGGCATCGGAAATCGAAAGCTCCTTTAGCTTGATCAATATCCTACCTTAGGTTTACCGAAAGTGGGAGGCGGGGAGCAAAAAAGGCTCACAGAGGTGTGAGTTCTCGGGGATCGTACGGCTTGATGAGATAGCGGTTGGCGAGTTCCTGGCACTGGTGATAGGCCGGGCAGTCGTCGGTTTGGGTGCTCGTCACGGTCACCGGTAAGTTCTGAAGCGCGGCATCGCTGCGGATGGTTTTCAGCACTTCGAGGCCATCCATGCGCGGCATGATGAGGTCGAGCACCACATGATCGGGCACCACGTGCCGAATCAAGTCGAGTCCGCTTTCGCCATCGTGAGCGACATGGACGGTCGCGCCGTGGCTCTCCAAAAATCGCTGAGCCATTTTCGCCAGCGCGGGTTCGTCTTCACAAACCACCACGACTTTTCCTTGCCAGATCATATCCATCGTTTTGCTCCTGCCCATTTCTACGCGGTCGCCAGGCGAGCCCCGGACCAAAGTCCGCTCGGGTACCTTGGAATCATGAACCTGTGCCGCTTTGCCCTCCACGATTCGCCGGAGGTGGCCCGCTCAGGAATCTTCCACGAGAACCGAGTTTATGAAACCGATGGCGAGAAAGCGATCGGGATTCACGACCTTAGCAAGTTGGCTCTGCTTCCACCGATTGTGACTTCGCCCAGTGTTCGATTGTTCGGCAAAACTGCCCACGATTCGGCGGGTTACCACTACGTAAACCCATCGGCCATGCAAGGGCCGCTGGGTCAACTTGGACTTCCGGCGGGTTTCGCCGGGCTCAACATCCGCTGGGCCGCCGTGGTCGGCGAAGCCGCCGAGGCGTTGGACGCGGGCGAGGCGGCGCCGCATATCTTGGCTTACACCCTGTTGGTCAACGTGTTCACCGAACCGTTTGGCGACGACTTTCCGTTCGCGTGCGGGCCGTTCCTCTTTACGCCGGACGTGCTGGACTTTTCGAAGCCGATTGCCGCCGAGGTGAAGGTGGGCGACCAGGTGTTGAATCTGCAGATGCCGCTGCCCACCCTGCACGAAGAGTTATCGGTCGCCTCGCAAACGCGGTTTATCTTGCCCGGCGACCTCATCGCCGGACGCCCGCTCCCCTTTGAGTGGGGCGCCACGCCGGCCGCCGGACAGCAACTCAGCGCGCGCCTCGGCGACCTCACGCCGCTCGTCGTTCACCTCACCTAGCGCGTCATCGCACGGCGCATGAAATCGTTCACGTCGAGCATCAGCTTCTTGCGGCTGCCGTCGTGCAGATACATCATGTGGCCGGCTTCGTAGTACGTGAACTCGATGTTCTTGCGGAGCCTTGCGTCAAGTGGCGCTTGGTACACACCAAACTCACACGCCGCGAACGGCGTGGCGAAATCGTAGTAGCCGTTCACGTACATCACGCGCATGAAGGGGTTCTTCACCATCGCCTGGCGCAACGCCTCGCTGGTGTCGGCGATGCCGTTACCGAAATTCCACGGCCC
Coding sequences:
- a CDS encoding Ku protein; the encoded protein is MARAIWNGVIAFGMVSIPVGVAPATGDKDLAFNQLHTKCNGRIKLQKFCPTCNVVVPADEIVKGYEFAKGQYVVMNPEDFENLPIASSRRIEIVAFVDAAQIDPVYFDKTYYLEPSDLGKKPFALLFKALSSKGATAVGKVAIRQKEVLCLLRPTEYGIVLETLFWPDEIRERVAFNASSEQVSDIELQMAQGLIDLLYGEFTPEKYTDEYRAELIRRIEIKQTGGQIVSPQIVETGEKVLNLMDALKASLEAQKNKSTG
- a CDS encoding response regulator, whose amino-acid sequence is MPTKVLVCDDERNIVRLIQVNLEKAGYTVVTAYDGKDGLEKIRAEKPDMVVLDVMMPYMDGFEVLKNLRREPDTADLPVIMLTAKAQDKDVFEGYHYGADMYLTKPFNPQELLTFVKRLSQGNSNADGPKRYDL
- a CDS encoding response regulator; its protein translation is MIWQGKVVVVCEDEPALAKMAQRFLESHGATVHVAHDGESGLDLIRHVVPDHVVLDLIMPRMDGLEVLKTIRSDAALQNLPVTVTSTQTDDCPAYHQCQELANRYLIKPYDPRELTPL